One genomic window of Leptospira saintgironsiae includes the following:
- the atpC gene encoding ATP synthase F1 subunit epsilon — protein sequence MVAKLDVSVISPEKLLFHGDADSIVVPGSEGFFGVYPGHTSLVSLLGIGVLEVRQGNKTKIAAIEGGFFEVRDNKVTILTDHGSLKEDIDLAAAQKALEEAEALPASNEKNTLVLKAKTRILAASR from the coding sequence ATGGTAGCCAAGCTAGACGTATCGGTAATCTCTCCAGAGAAACTACTCTTCCACGGCGATGCGGACAGCATCGTCGTGCCTGGAAGCGAAGGGTTTTTCGGAGTGTATCCGGGCCATACTTCTCTTGTTTCCCTGCTTGGGATCGGCGTGTTGGAAGTCCGACAAGGAAATAAAACCAAAATCGCCGCAATCGAAGGCGGGTTTTTCGAAGTAAGAGACAATAAAGTTACAATTTTGACGGACCACGGTAGCCTTAAGGAAGATATCGACCTTGCTGCTGCCCAAAAAGCCCTAGAAGAAGCGGAAGCTCTCCCTGCCTCTAACGAGAAAAATACTCTCGTCCTAAAAGCAAAAACCCGAATTTTAGCAGCTTCCCGCTAA